The Curtobacterium sp. MCSS17_015 genomic sequence TGGTTCGGACAGTCGTGCCCGCGTCGCCTCGTACGGGACCACGGCCCTCGGCACGGTCGTGATGCAGTGCGGGAACGCCGCGCAGGGCTACGAGCACATCCGCGTCCGGCACACCGCCGACTGGGAGGACGTCCTCCGCGGCCACACCACGAGCCGGGACTGGGACGACGCCATGTTCACCGCCGTGCACACGGCTCTGACCGACCCGCAGAAGGGGCTGCCGGTCGACGCCGGGGACGGCAAGGTCTGCTACGCCGCACCGGTCCGTTTCGACGACGGCAGCACGCCCAGCCCGGACGGCTTCGTCAAGGTGATCGTGTCCGCGACGACGGAGCGGGTCATCACGGCGTACCCGACGGACGAGTCGGACTGCTGACCCACCGGACCGAGGCCCCGTGGGGCGCGTCGGCACCGGTCAGGCGTGTACCTCGTGCTCGTGTCGCTGGTGGGACACCGGTTCGAGCTGGAAGGTCGAGTGTTCGACCGGCACGTCGAAGTGCTCCGCCACGCACTGCTGCAACTCGTCCAGGATCGCCGGTGCGTGCGCGGTCGTGAAGCAGTGGTCGTCCACCACGACGTGCGCGGTGAGGTTCGGGACACCGGTCGACACCAGTGTGGCGTGCAGGTCGTGCACGGCGATCACGTGGTCGAGCTCGAGGATGTGCCCGCGGACCGCGTCGAGGTCGAGCCCCCGCGGGGTGGCCTCGAGCAGGACGTCCGCGGTCTCGCGCAGGAGCTTCACGGCACGGGGCAGGATGAGCGCCCCGATGAGCAGTGCTGCGACCGAGTCCGCCCGCTCCCAGCCGGTCAGGAACAGCACGACGGCGGCCGCGATGACGGCGACGGACCCGAGGGTGTCGTTGAGGACCTCGAGTCGCGCCGCCCGCGAGGTGAACCCCTCGCCCGACGCCCGGACGAGGACCGCGAACGCCACGAGGTTGCCGACGAGCCCGACGAAGCCGAAGACGAGCAGTGGTCCCGCCTCGATCTCCTCGGGCACGAACAACCGCTGGACCGCGGAGATCACCACGTAGACGCCGACCGCGAGCAGGATCGCGGCCTGTGCGGTCGCGCCGAGGACCTCCGCCCGCTGGTACCCCCACGTGCGTCGGGCCGTCGGGATCCGCCGTGCCAGACGCGTGGCGACGAGGCCGATGCCCAGCCCGCCGGTGTCGACGACCATGTGCCCGGCGTCGACGAGCAGGGCGAGCGACCCGGTCACGACCGCCCCGACGACCTCGGCCAGCAGGATCCCCGCGGAGATGCAGAAGGCGACCAGCAGCGCGCGCTCGGACGCGTGTCCGTGCGTGTGGCCGTGGTCGTGTCCCATGCCCGCCATCGTAGGAGCACCGTCCGACGACGTGCCAGGATCGGGGTCGTGAGCCGGTCGCCGTACGAGCTGAGTGCGCCCGCCGACGTCCTCGCCCGCCTGCACCCCCATCTCCGGACCTACTTCGGTCCGGTCCCGCCCGGGTCCGTCGGCCGCGGCGAGGGGGTCTTCACCGTCGTCGGGACCCCGCGCCGGTGGCTCTGGCCCGTCCTGGCGCTCTTCGCCCGCGACGCCGTGGTGTTCCCGGTCTGGGAGCACGACGTCCCGTTCACGGTCGAGAACCGCCCGGTGCGCGTCGGTCGCGGAGCCGGAGCCGGGGCCGTCGACCTCGCGCCCGGTCCCGTCCCCGCTCGTGACGCCGGACGCGTCGCCGTCCGCGCTCGCCGCACCTTCCACTTCCGCTCCGGCGACCGGACGATGGTCGACGCGATCACCGCCGAGCCGGAGGGTCTCGTCGACCACCTCGGCCACCGCGGCCGGGTGAGCGCGCTGCTGGCCGTGGACGTCGCGGCGACCGGACCGGATGCCGGAGCCCTCCGCCTGGTCTCCACGCGCGTGACGGTCCGCGCGCTGGGACGTGGGTGGAGCCTCCCGGCCGTCATCGCACCGCGGGTGGTGCTCACCGAACGATTCGATGACGATGCCGACGTGCAGCGCGTGTCCCTGGTGCTCTCCGCCCCGGTCCTCGGCACGCTGTACCGGTACGAGGGGGCGTTCCGGTACGCCGTCGTGCCCGACGACGCGTGACACGGGACCAGGAGGACAGCATGAGCGAGCAGCAGCAGCAGCGGCGTGTGGTGGTGGCGGGGGCGAGCGGGTTCGTCGGCCGGTACCTGCAGGACGCGTTCCGCGCCGAGGGGTACGAGGTCGTCACCGTCGGTCGCGCCGGCGACGCGGTCTGGGGGAACACCCTGCGGATCCGGGAACTCGTCGACGGAGCCGACCTCGTCGTGAACATGGCCGGCAAGAGCGTGAACTGCCGGTACGGACGCCGGAACCGTGCGGAGATCCTGCGCTCCCGGGTCGACACCACGCTCGAGCTGGCCGAGGCGATCCGGACCGCCGAGCACCCGCCACCGCTGTGGCTCAACGCGTCCACCGCGACGATCTACCGGCACGCCGACGACCGCCCGCAGGACGAGGAGACGGGGGAGCTCGGGGAGGGCTTCTCGGTCGGGGTCGCCCGCGCGTGGGAGGACGCCCTCTTCGGCGCCGACCTGCCGAGCACCCGGCGCGTGGCGCTGCGGATGGCGATCGTGCTCGGCGACGGCAGCGCGCTCGTGCCCCTGCTCCGTCTCGCGCAGGCCGGCCTCGGCGGACCGCAGTACGACGGCCCGTGGTTCCCGACCCGGGCGCGTCTCGCAGTGGGCACGTACCACCACGACCGGCACACGCACGGGCGGCAGCGTTTCAGTTGGGTGCACATCGACGACGTCCTCGGGGCGATCCGGTTCATCCGCGACCACGCGGACCTCGACGGCGTCGTCAACGTCACGAGTCCGAACCCGTCCGACAACCGCACCGTGATGGCCACGCTCCGCGACGCCGTCGGGCGGCGTTCCGGCCTGCCGACCTGGCGGTGGATGCTCGAGCTCGGGTCGTTCGCGATCCGCACCGAGACCGAGCTCGTGCTGAAGAGCCGGTGGGTGGTGCCGACCCGGCTCACGCAGGCCGGTTACGAGTTCCGGTACCCGCACCTGCGCGGGGCACTCGCCGAGATCATCGCCCAGCGGCGCCAGCGCCGGGCGTGAGGCCGGCCGCGGCCGCCGCAGCCGCAGCCGCGGCGTCGTCGGCGGTGGTGGAGCCGGCAGCCGCGGCGTCGGCGGCTGCGGTGGAGTCGACCGAGTCGGTGACGGGGGACGCCCCCGTCTGCTGAGGACGCCCCGGTCCGCCCAGGACACCTCCGGATCCGGCGGCGTCACGCAGGTCCGGCGGCGTCTCGACGACGCGGGGCGGCCGTGACGACCACAGCACCGCCCCCACGACGACTGCACCGGCCACGGCCTCGACCACGTCGGGGACCTCGCCGAACGCCGCCCACGAGGCCAGCACCCCGACGACCGGCACGAGCATCGAGAACGGCGCGACCGTGCTCGACGGGTACTTCCCCATCAGCCGCGACCAGATGCCGTAGCCGACCAGACTGGCCGCGACGACGATGTACAGGACGCCGAGGTCGGCCGGCAGTGCCTCGAGCGTGAACGCGGTGCCGAGCGCGTGGCCGATCCGCTCGGGTCCCTCGACGACGAACGACAGCACGGCCATCGGGATCGGCGGGACGACCGCCCACCAGAGCGTCAGGTGCAGCGGGTTCACCGGGCCGGTCCGCCGCGTCGCCACGTTGCCGAACGCCCAACCGAGGGCACCGCAGAGGACCAGCGCGACGGGCAGCAGCGCCGCGGTCTGCGCCCGGTGCACGGCGATCACGCCGAGGGCCGCGACGGCGATGCTGACGCCGATCACCTGGCGCGCGGTCAGACGTTCCCGGAGCAGCACCCCGGCGAGCAGGACCGTGAACGGCGCTGCCGCCTGCACCACGAGCGACGCCAGTCCCGACGGCATCCCGGCGGCCATGCCGAGGTACAGGAACGCGAACTGCACGACCCCGAGCGTCGCGCCGACGAGCAGGATCCACCGGAACGGCACCTTCGGCCGTGGCACGAACAGCAGCGTCGGGACCGCGAGCAGGGTGAACCGCACCGCCGCGAGCAGGAACGGCGGGTAGTGCTCGAGCGCGATCGCGGTCGCCGGGAAGTTCAGGCCCCAGGCGACGGCGACGACCAGGGCGAGGATGCGATCGCGGAACAGCACCGGATGATCGTCCCGCACCCGACGCAGTAGCACCAGCGAACGATCCGACAGGCTCGTTGTAGGGTCCCTGCATGGTCGGCTTCGACATCGCCCTGCTGCCCGTCCTCCGCGAACTCGCCGAGCGGGGGAGTGTCACCGCGGTCGCCACCGCCACGCACCGGACACCGAGTGCCGTGTCGCAGCAGCTCCGGACCCTGCAGCGTCAGGCCGGGGTGCCGCTCGTCGAACGCGTCGGCCGCGGCGTGCGCCTCACCGAGCACGGTCGTGCCCTGGCGGGGATGGCGACCGGCGTCGCGACCGCCCTCGCGACCGTCGAGTCCGCGTGGGCGGAGCACCTCGCCGGTGCCACCGGCACGGTGGACCTCGCGGTGTTCCCCTCGGCCGCGGAACTGCTGCTGCCCGGGCTCCTCACCCGCATGCGCGCCCATCCCGCGATCGCGCTCGAACTCTCCGACGTCGACGTGAGCGAGGGCGAGTTCGCCCCGCTGACCGCTGACCACGACGTCGTCATCGGCCACCGGCCCGACGGCGCCCGCGGTGCGGACCGCCGGACCGTCGAGACGGTCCCGCTGCTCCGGGAACCGCTCGACGTCGCCCTGCCGCTCGACCACCCCCTGGCAGGCCGGGCACGGGTCGGCATCGAGGACGTCGTCGGTGAGACCTGGATCGGCGTGCCCGAGGACTACCCGATCGACCGGGTGCTCACCGCGATGGCGGCCGCGTCGGACACGCCACCGTCGGTGGCGTTCCGCACGATCCACCTGCCGGTGATCGAGAACCTGGTCGCCGCGGGACACGGCATCGCGCTCGTGCCCCGCTACACCTCACGCACGCGCGCACCCGGACGGTTCCACCTCGCCACCCTCGCCGACGTCCGGGCGGGCCGGCGGATCGAGGCGCTGGTCCGTCCGGACCGCGCGGTCCGTCCCGCGGTCCGGGTCGTCCTGGAGGCCCTGGTCGCCGAGGCGACGGACGTCACCACCTGAGCAGGTGCGGTGCGGGCCGGACCGGAACGCGCCTCCCGTCCGCAGGACGCAGGACGGGCGGCGACGCGCTCCGGTGGTCGGTTGCGCGTCGCCGCCCGGGGCGTGCGGGGTGGTTCAGCCGGTGAAGGCCGCGGGACCGGCGACGGGGACGGCAACCGGCGCCCTTCCCGGCGTCGGTGCGGGCGTCGCGACCGGTGGCGCGACCGGAGGCGTGGTGACGGCATCGGGGCTGACCGTCAACGCGAACACGACGGCGACGCCGGAGTCCAGGCCCTCGACGAAGAGTCGGTACTCGCTGGCCGGCAGTGAGGACTGGAACTCCGCCGTGCCGGAGACGGCTCCGTCCGCGCCGGCGGTGAAGACGTTCCTGTCCGGGACGACCTCGAGGTTGGGCAGGAGCAGGAACGCAGAGACCTCTTCGCCGGGGATGAAGCCCGTGGCGGTGATGTCGATCCCCGCGGCCCGGAGGGTCGACGGGGTGACCGTTCCGGGGAGGACGATGGTGCCCGTGGGCTCGGGCGTGAAGTACGAGTCGGTGCCGTCGCCGAGGATGCCGACGACGGTGCCCGCTGCGGAGGCGGCCGACGCGCCGTACCCGGTGATGACGGCGTCGGGCGACGTGGCGGCGATCTGTGCCTGGAAGTCCGCCAGGGCGGCGTCCGTACCGGCGGCGATGTCCCCGATCGGGACGGCGGAGCGCCACGGACCGTCGACACCCGTGGCGCCACCGTTCACCGCGGTGAGCACGGCCGGGGTCGTGTTGTCGGTCGAACCCCCGAGGTCGACGAAGACGCTGTAGCGCGCGCCGCCGCTCGCGACGAGGTCGGCGGTCGCGAGCCCGAGGCCCTCGCGGCCCGCGCGGTCCGAGCTGTAGAGGGATGTGAGGTCGGTGGTGGCATCGCCGGTGCGGGCGTGCCCGACGGCCGTCCCCAGCGGCAGCTCGAGGCCGCCGACGCTCGACGTGGTGGGACCGGTCGTGAACCAGGACTCCGGGAACGCGCCCGTGCTCCAGGTCGTGAGGTCGGCCTGGGTCAACCACTCGTCTCCGCCGCTCGCGACCGCGCGTGCCTGGTTCTCGGTGGACGACGGGGTCGTCGCCTGGATCGTCGTGGTGTCCGCGTTCGCGACGGCCGGCAGCGTGACGAGCGCGGCGGCGAGGACGGAGGCCGCGAGCGCGGCGGTGAGCGGTGGACGGTGCATGTTGTGCTCCCGGGAACGGGCGCCCGGGCGGGGCGCGACGCAGACCCCGGCTCCCGCGACGTCGCGGCCCCCCTTGAGTCCCTCGACATCGTATTGAAGTTCTCTCACGGCAAGGTGCGCTGAAGGTCACGATTCGGGATCGGCGTCGCCCGCCTCCGGTCGGTCGGGTCCCGGACGGGCGCGACCTGGCCCGGCTCAGCGCACCTGGAACGGCGTCCCGAGCGGCAGGCGTCCGGCCAGGGCGGAGATGTCGGCGTTCCGCATCCGGATGCAGCCGTGCGAGGCGTCGGCGCCGATGCTCGAAGCGTCGTCCGTGCCGTGCAGCCCGATCTGACCCGCTCCACCACCGAAGGAGTTGAGGACGTCGGAGAACGCCGTCGTGCCGTACGCGTACGGGCCGTAGCCGCTGTTCGTCGGCGCGAGGAGCTCCGTCAGCGCGAAGCGGCCCGTCGGCGTGGGCGTCCCCCCGGTCCCCGTGGCCACCGGGTACGAGTCGACGACGTCCCCCGCGCGGTAGAGGTCGAGGGTGTTCGTGGCCTCGGTCACGACGATCGCGTAGTCCGTGGTCGACAGGGACACCGCGGTGTCGGGGACCCAGCCGGTGCTGCCGTTCGGACGCTGCGCCAGCTGCACCCGCACCCAGCCGTCGCGCTGGTCGACCACGCGGAACACCAACGGCGCGCCGGACGACTGCGGGTTCGTCAGCCGCCCGGTCGCAGGGCCGTCGGGCTCGGCGCTCACCGGGACAGACGAGCCAGAGGCCGTCGCGATCGTCGTCGATGCCGGGGCGTCGACCGCAGCGAGGTCGACCGGCGTCCCAGAGGGGGACGGAGGCGGGGTCTCGGCGGCCGTCCGGGTCGGCGACGGGACTGCGGTGGGGCTTCCGGCCGGCGCCGGCGTGGGAGCCAGCGTGCCCGTCAGCACGACGGCGACCACCCCGGCGCACACGACGGTCACGGCGGCGGCGACCAGGGGCGCACGCCGTCGTGGGCCGGTCGGGGAGCTCGCCACGGTCAGCCGGGGAGCCCGGCGGTGGCCGCGAGGACGGTGGCGACTGCGGGGATGTGGGAGCGGAGCACGGAGTGTGGGTCCATCCAGTCGGGCGAGCGGGCACGTCACGATCTGCCGCCCCCGGGCTGAGCGGACGCAGCACCGCGAACGTAGCAGCAACCGGTGGGTTCCGGGAGCTCGATGAGGCGGGCCTCCCGTCCGGTCGCGAACCGCACCGTCGGCGGCGACACGCAACGCGATCGCGCTGCGCACCGCCGCCGACGTCGCGTCGTGCGGAGGGGTCAGACGTCCAGGTGGTCGACCAGCTCGTCTGCCAGGCCGGTGTAGCCGGCGGGCGTCAGGTTCGTCAG encodes the following:
- a CDS encoding cation diffusion facilitator family transporter; amino-acid sequence: MGHDHGHTHGHASERALLVAFCISAGILLAEVVGAVVTGSLALLVDAGHMVVDTGGLGIGLVATRLARRIPTARRTWGYQRAEVLGATAQAAILLAVGVYVVISAVQRLFVPEEIEAGPLLVFGFVGLVGNLVAFAVLVRASGEGFTSRAARLEVLNDTLGSVAVIAAAVVLFLTGWERADSVAALLIGALILPRAVKLLRETADVLLEATPRGLDLDAVRGHILELDHVIAVHDLHATLVSTGVPNLTAHVVVDDHCFTTAHAPAILDELQQCVAEHFDVPVEHSTFQLEPVSHQRHEHEVHA
- a CDS encoding DUF4166 domain-containing protein, with amino-acid sequence MSRSPYELSAPADVLARLHPHLRTYFGPVPPGSVGRGEGVFTVVGTPRRWLWPVLALFARDAVVFPVWEHDVPFTVENRPVRVGRGAGAGAVDLAPGPVPARDAGRVAVRARRTFHFRSGDRTMVDAITAEPEGLVDHLGHRGRVSALLAVDVAATGPDAGALRLVSTRVTVRALGRGWSLPAVIAPRVVLTERFDDDADVQRVSLVLSAPVLGTLYRYEGAFRYAVVPDDA
- a CDS encoding DUF1731 domain-containing protein, encoding MSEQQQQRRVVVAGASGFVGRYLQDAFRAEGYEVVTVGRAGDAVWGNTLRIRELVDGADLVVNMAGKSVNCRYGRRNRAEILRSRVDTTLELAEAIRTAEHPPPLWLNASTATIYRHADDRPQDEETGELGEGFSVGVARAWEDALFGADLPSTRRVALRMAIVLGDGSALVPLLRLAQAGLGGPQYDGPWFPTRARLAVGTYHHDRHTHGRQRFSWVHIDDVLGAIRFIRDHADLDGVVNVTSPNPSDNRTVMATLRDAVGRRSGLPTWRWMLELGSFAIRTETELVLKSRWVVPTRLTQAGYEFRYPHLRGALAEIIAQRRQRRA
- a CDS encoding EamA family transporter, producing MLFRDRILALVVAVAWGLNFPATAIALEHYPPFLLAAVRFTLLAVPTLLFVPRPKVPFRWILLVGATLGVVQFAFLYLGMAAGMPSGLASLVVQAAAPFTVLLAGVLLRERLTARQVIGVSIAVAALGVIAVHRAQTAALLPVALVLCGALGWAFGNVATRRTGPVNPLHLTLWWAVVPPIPMAVLSFVVEGPERIGHALGTAFTLEALPADLGVLYIVVAASLVGYGIWSRLMGKYPSSTVAPFSMLVPVVGVLASWAAFGEVPDVVEAVAGAVVVGAVLWSSRPPRVVETPPDLRDAAGSGGVLGGPGRPQQTGASPVTDSVDSTAAADAAAAGSTTADDAAAAAAAAAAGLTPGAGAAGR
- a CDS encoding LysR family transcriptional regulator, translating into MVGFDIALLPVLRELAERGSVTAVATATHRTPSAVSQQLRTLQRQAGVPLVERVGRGVRLTEHGRALAGMATGVATALATVESAWAEHLAGATGTVDLAVFPSAAELLLPGLLTRMRAHPAIALELSDVDVSEGEFAPLTADHDVVIGHRPDGARGADRRTVETVPLLREPLDVALPLDHPLAGRARVGIEDVVGETWIGVPEDYPIDRVLTAMAAASDTPPSVAFRTIHLPVIENLVAAGHGIALVPRYTSRTRAPGRFHLATLADVRAGRRIEALVRPDRAVRPAVRVVLEALVAEATDVTT
- a CDS encoding L,D-transpeptidase; the protein is MSAEPDGPATGRLTNPQSSGAPLVFRVVDQRDGWVRVQLAQRPNGSTGWVPDTAVSLSTTDYAIVVTEATNTLDLYRAGDVVDSYPVATGTGGTPTPTGRFALTELLAPTNSGYGPYAYGTTAFSDVLNSFGGGAGQIGLHGTDDASSIGADASHGCIRMRNADISALAGRLPLGTPFQVR